One genomic window of Pseudobacteriovorax antillogorgiicola includes the following:
- a CDS encoding mechanosensitive ion channel family protein gives MFFDKLEDHFYMNLLTSFLLIALIIFVRSVAVKYIRKLSKTSMETRRKWIAQTRNYSIFVALIGLFLVWSTELKTVAVTLLALAVAFVIATKELLLCFLGWVLMVSSKEFDVGDRIEVGTFRGDVVNYNIFTTTLYEVGPGKEHHQFTGRMVVMPNSILLSTPITNESVTGRFVLHVFRVPLKRSDDWQLAADRIIAIANEQCAEFIEEARKQFVRVAEKQVIQAPSVEPRLHYSFNAADQVDLVIRIPTPSKQKGKIEQAILQKFMTDPETLAILKGKE, from the coding sequence TTGTTTTTCGATAAACTTGAAGATCATTTCTATATGAATCTCCTAACCTCGTTCCTACTAATCGCACTCATTATTTTTGTACGATCAGTGGCTGTTAAATATATCCGCAAACTCAGCAAAACTTCCATGGAAACTAGGCGGAAGTGGATTGCCCAAACGAGAAACTACTCAATTTTTGTTGCACTCATTGGCTTGTTTCTGGTTTGGTCTACGGAACTCAAGACCGTAGCTGTCACGCTACTCGCTTTAGCGGTGGCATTTGTGATCGCTACTAAAGAGCTATTGCTTTGCTTCCTGGGTTGGGTACTTATGGTCTCATCCAAAGAATTTGATGTAGGCGACCGAATCGAGGTAGGAACCTTCCGAGGTGATGTTGTTAACTATAACATTTTTACAACAACCTTGTACGAAGTCGGCCCTGGAAAGGAGCATCATCAATTCACCGGTCGCATGGTGGTCATGCCGAACAGCATCTTGCTTAGCACTCCCATTACAAACGAAAGTGTCACGGGTCGGTTTGTACTCCACGTTTTTAGAGTTCCCCTCAAACGATCTGACGATTGGCAATTAGCAGCAGATAGGATCATTGCAATTGCCAACGAGCAGTGCGCAGAGTTTATAGAAGAGGCTCGAAAACAATTTGTTCGCGTCGCCGAAAAACAAGTCATTCAAGCTCCGAGTGTCGAGCCAAGACTTCACTATTCCTTTAATGCAGCAGATCAGGTCGATCTCGTCATTCGGATTCCCACGCCATCTAAACAGAAGGGCAAGATAGAGCAAGCAATTTTGCAAAAATTCATGACAGACCCCGAAACTCTTGCCATTCTGAAAGGCAAGGAGTGA
- a CDS encoding thioredoxin family protein has translation MALTESLDLEPGTMPPAFALPDTDGSLVTLDQFKDNPILVVSFICNHCPFVKHIADPLAALARDYQKKGIAFVAISSNDVANYPEDSPEKMAEEKTLRGYTFPYLYDESQAVAKAYRAVCTPDIFVFVRNQGLAYHGQFDNSRPSQGKATGEDLSRALDSLLENPSTTLSMKPSVGCNIKWKD, from the coding sequence ATGGCTTTGACAGAGTCCCTAGACCTTGAGCCTGGAACTATGCCGCCAGCCTTTGCTCTTCCAGACACCGATGGCTCCTTGGTCACTCTCGATCAGTTTAAAGATAATCCGATTCTTGTAGTTAGCTTCATTTGCAATCATTGTCCTTTTGTAAAGCATATTGCAGATCCCTTGGCAGCGCTTGCTCGGGACTATCAGAAGAAAGGAATTGCATTTGTCGCCATCAGCTCCAATGACGTCGCTAACTATCCGGAAGACAGCCCAGAAAAAATGGCTGAAGAGAAGACGCTCCGCGGCTACACTTTTCCTTACCTCTACGATGAAAGCCAGGCCGTTGCCAAGGCCTATCGTGCTGTTTGTACCCCGGATATTTTTGTGTTTGTTAGAAATCAAGGGTTAGCGTATCACGGTCAGTTCGACAATTCACGCCCCAGTCAGGGCAAGGCTACGGGAGAAGACTTGAGTCGGGCCTTAGATAGCCTTCTTGAAAACCCCAGTACGACTTTATCAATGAAACCAAGTGTTGGTTGTAATATCAAATGGAAGGACTAA